Genomic window (Candidatus Desulfofervidus auxilii):
GAACAGTTAAAATATTTTAAAAATAAATGTATCGCTATACCTCGTGGTATAAAAAAAGAGGGGTTGAAAGTAGATGAAGAAAAAATAAGAGAAATTAAAAAAAAGTTTAAAAACAAAAAAATTATTTTTTCTCTTGGTAGATTTATATACTATAAAGGTTTTGAATATCTTATAAAATCATCTAAATATTTACCAGATAATTATGTTATAGTTATAGGTGGAGATGGAGAACTGAGAGAAAAATATGAAAAATTGATAATGAACAATAACCTTATAAACAAAGTTTTTCTTATAGGTAAAATTTCTCAAAATCATTTAGGAAGTTATTATAAAGCATGTGATCTATTTTGTCTTCCGTCTATTGAAAAATCAGAAGCTTTTGGATTGGTAATAGTTGAAGCTATGAGCTTTGGAAAACCGGTAGTTGCTACAAATATAAAAGGTTCAGGAGTTAGTTGGGTAAATCAAAATGGTGTTACAGGTTTAAATGTAGAACCTAAAAATCCTAAAGCTCTTGCTCAAGCTATAAAATTTATATGTAGCAACAAAGAAGTTTA
Coding sequences:
- a CDS encoding glycosyltransferase produces the protein EQLKYFKNKCIAIPRGIKKEGLKVDEEKIREIKKKFKNKKIIFSLGRFIYYKGFEYLIKSSKYLPDNYVIVIGGDGELREKYEKLIMNNNLINKVFLIGKISQNHLGSYYKACDLFCLPSIEKSEAFGLVIVEAMSFGKPVVATNIKGSGVSWVNQNGVTGLNVEPKNPKALAQAIKFICSNKEVYKKFSENALKRFNQEFTIDKEVSRILEVYKSLSKEVTL